One genomic region from Proteus vulgaris encodes:
- the nit1 gene encoding deaminated glutathione amidase — translation MKKVNVALLQLCSGKNTKNNLAQIEQQIKQLPDSVKLVLTPENALLFSNSKDYHKHAEIQGDGPLQNAIAKMAQRYKVWILVGSMPLISRDSPDQITSSSLVFDDEGVIRARYDKIHMFDVSIDDEQGEYNESSIYQRGERLTVVDTPVGKLGLTICYDLRFPGIFQALREKGAEIISVPAAFTRLTGKAHWEPLLRARAIENQCIILAPAQVGTHDTRRTWGHTMAIDGWGKVLKKNPDAVSALTLNVGVESLHGMREQIRVVKHNRFRPKLTHLIKKVKDKEEL, via the coding sequence GAAAAAAGTTAATGTCGCACTTTTGCAACTTTGTAGCGGTAAAAACACAAAAAATAATCTAGCGCAAATTGAGCAACAGATTAAGCAATTACCCGATTCAGTGAAGCTTGTATTAACACCTGAGAATGCGTTACTTTTTTCAAACTCTAAAGATTACCATAAACACGCTGAAATTCAGGGCGATGGGCCTTTACAAAATGCTATCGCTAAAATGGCTCAGCGTTACAAAGTATGGATCTTAGTCGGTTCTATGCCATTGATTAGTCGAGACTCTCCAGATCAAATTACCAGCAGTAGTTTGGTGTTTGATGATGAAGGTGTTATTCGCGCTCGTTATGACAAAATCCATATGTTTGATGTCAGTATTGATGATGAGCAAGGCGAATATAACGAGTCTTCTATTTATCAACGCGGTGAGCGCCTAACCGTCGTTGATACTCCCGTTGGAAAATTAGGTTTAACTATTTGTTATGACTTACGCTTCCCGGGTATTTTCCAAGCATTAAGAGAAAAAGGAGCAGAGATAATCTCTGTGCCAGCTGCTTTTACCCGTTTAACAGGAAAAGCACACTGGGAACCTTTATTACGTGCTCGTGCCATTGAAAATCAGTGTATTATCTTAGCGCCAGCACAAGTGGGTACACATGATACGCGCCGGACTTGGGGCCATACCATGGCGATTGATGGTTGGGGTAAAGTCTTGAAAAAGAACCCAGATGCTGTCAGTGCACTAACGCTGAATGTTGGCGTCGAAAGTTTACACGGTATGCGTGAACAGATCCGAGTTGTAAAACATAACCGTTTTCGCCCGAAACTGACCCACTTAATCAAAAAAGTTAAGGATAAAGAAGAATTATGA